One Streptomyces sp. CNQ-509 DNA window includes the following coding sequences:
- a CDS encoding prolyl oligopeptidase family serine peptidase, whose translation MNANPTPEFPRHLARTRKFTLGLPHGVTVSPDGERVLFLRTGSGTDPVARLWLYEGDAERELADPGGLVPGGADPVAERVRRERARTRTTGVTSYTTDAAVRLAVFALGGELWAVRTDGSAPFRVPAAGAAVDPRLSPDGTHVAYVTGGALHVAAVADGAGRLLAAPEGPDVTYGLPEHVAAESMHRDRGHWWAPDGGALLVARVDESGVRRWHLSDPADPAAEPRTVRYPVAGTANADVSLHVVTLDGRRTEVRWDRAAYEYLATVRWDAHGPLLGVQSRDQRTLLTLAADPDTGATRVLAETRDAHWTRLVPGTPARTASGALLQVENDTATDTYRLLRDGEPVSPAGLQVRAVLGVAGERVLFTAAEDPAERHVWSYEPGPGCAPLTEEQGHHTAAAGGGTTVLESVTPAGPATWVLAAGRPAAALASRAEEPGIRPRPQRLDGPEGLRSDLFLPSWHSPGDGPLPVLCNPYGGPGLRLAVPARGWWTLVSQWFAEQGFAVLVTDGRATPGAPSWERLNTGDKRDKAVADQVRGLQAAAAGNPDLDLDRVGIRGWSFGGFLAAAAVLTRPDVFHAAIAGAPVTDARLYDTHYQERFLGHPEKYPENYDRSSLVGLGDRLRRPLLFVHGLADDNVVAAHTLRLSGELLAAGKPHSVLPVPGASHMISDDAIAENLLWLELEFLRRELNAGPPAYV comes from the coding sequence ATGAACGCAAACCCCACGCCCGAGTTCCCCCGCCACCTCGCCCGCACCCGCAAGTTCACGCTCGGCCTGCCGCACGGCGTGACCGTCTCGCCGGACGGCGAGCGCGTGCTGTTCCTGCGCACCGGGAGCGGCACGGATCCCGTGGCGCGGCTGTGGCTGTACGAGGGGGATGCGGAGCGGGAGTTGGCGGATCCTGGGGGGCTCGTGCCGGGCGGGGCGGACCCCGTGGCGGAGCGGGTCAGGCGGGAGCGGGCGCGGACGCGGACCACGGGGGTGACCTCGTACACCACGGACGCCGCCGTGCGGCTCGCGGTCTTCGCGCTCGGCGGCGAGCTGTGGGCGGTACGAACCGACGGCTCGGCGCCGTTCCGGGTGCCGGCCGCCGGGGCCGCCGTCGACCCGCGCCTCTCCCCCGACGGCACGCACGTCGCGTACGTCACCGGCGGCGCGCTCCACGTCGCCGCGGTCGCGGACGGCGCCGGCCGGCTGCTGGCGGCGCCGGAGGGGCCCGACGTGACGTACGGGCTGCCCGAGCACGTCGCCGCCGAATCGATGCACCGCGACCGCGGCCACTGGTGGGCACCGGACGGCGGCGCGCTGCTCGTCGCGCGCGTGGACGAGTCCGGGGTGCGGCGCTGGCACCTCTCCGACCCCGCGGACCCGGCGGCCGAGCCGCGGACCGTGCGCTACCCCGTCGCCGGCACGGCCAACGCGGACGTCTCGCTGCACGTGGTCACGCTCGACGGCCGCCGTACGGAGGTGCGGTGGGACCGGGCGGCGTACGAGTATCTGGCCACCGTCCGCTGGGACGCCCACGGCCCGCTCCTCGGCGTGCAGAGCCGCGACCAGCGCACCCTGCTCACACTCGCCGCCGACCCGGACACGGGCGCCACCCGCGTGCTCGCCGAGACGCGCGACGCGCACTGGACCCGGCTGGTGCCGGGGACCCCGGCCAGGACCGCGTCCGGCGCGCTGCTCCAGGTCGAGAACGACACCGCCACGGACACGTACCGCCTGCTGCGCGACGGTGAGCCCGTCTCGCCCGCCGGGCTCCAGGTGCGCGCGGTGCTGGGGGTCGCGGGCGAGCGGGTGCTCTTCACGGCCGCAGAGGACCCGGCGGAGCGGCACGTGTGGTCGTACGAACCGGGGCCGGGCTGCGCGCCGCTCACCGAGGAGCAGGGCCACCACACGGCGGCCGCCGGCGGCGGGACGACGGTGCTGGAGAGCGTGACGCCCGCGGGTCCGGCGACGTGGGTGCTGGCCGCGGGCCGCCCGGCCGCGGCGCTGGCCTCCCGCGCCGAGGAGCCGGGGATCCGGCCGCGCCCGCAGCGCCTCGACGGGCCGGAAGGGCTGCGCAGCGACCTGTTCCTGCCGTCGTGGCACAGCCCGGGCGACGGCCCGCTGCCGGTGCTGTGCAACCCGTACGGCGGGCCGGGGCTGCGGCTGGCGGTGCCGGCGCGCGGATGGTGGACGCTGGTCTCGCAGTGGTTCGCGGAGCAGGGCTTCGCGGTGCTGGTCACCGACGGGCGGGCCACGCCCGGGGCGCCGTCGTGGGAGCGGCTGAACACCGGGGACAAGCGGGACAAGGCCGTCGCGGACCAGGTGCGGGGGCTGCAGGCGGCGGCGGCCGGCAATCCGGACCTCGATCTGGACCGGGTCGGCATCCGCGGCTGGTCGTTCGGCGGCTTCCTCGCCGCGGCGGCGGTCCTCACCCGGCCCGACGTCTTCCACGCCGCCATCGCGGGCGCGCCCGTCACCGACGCCCGGCTCTACGACACTCACTACCAGGAGCGCTTCCTCGGCCACCCCGAGAAGTACCCGGAGAACTACGACCGTTCGTCGCTGGTGGGGCTCGGCGACCGGCTGCGCAGGCCCCTGCTGTTCGTCCACGGCCTCGCGGACGACAACGTCGTCGCGGCCCACACCCTGCGGCTGTCCGGCGAGCTGCTGGCCGCGGGCAAGCCGCACAGCGTCCTTCCGGTGCCCGGCGCGTCGCACATGATCTCCGACGACGCGATCGCCGAGAATCTCCTCTGGCTTGAGCTGGAGTTCCTGCGGCGGGAGCTGAACGCCGGCCCTCCGGCATACGTATGA
- a CDS encoding Rieske (2Fe-2S) protein, giving the protein MTRSPHPARLTARRTVVAAVGAGGLTAALAACGDDSGDGGSGDSGSTEVRPQEGGKDDGAQLGTTDEVPEGGGKIFKDRKVVVTQPEPGEFRAFSAVCTHQGCLVSSVEDGTINCACHGSRFALADGSVAQGPATQPLPAEDVRVDGDVLRQG; this is encoded by the coding sequence ATGACGCGATCCCCCCATCCGGCCCGGCTCACCGCCCGCCGCACCGTCGTGGCCGCCGTCGGCGCCGGCGGCCTCACCGCCGCGCTCGCCGCCTGCGGCGACGACTCGGGCGACGGCGGTTCCGGCGACTCCGGCAGCACGGAGGTGCGCCCGCAGGAAGGCGGCAAGGACGACGGCGCGCAGCTCGGCACCACGGACGAGGTGCCCGAGGGCGGCGGCAAGATCTTCAAGGACCGGAAGGTGGTCGTGACGCAGCCGGAGCCGGGCGAGTTCAGGGCGTTCTCGGCGGTCTGCACGCACCAGGGCTGCCTGGTCAGCAGCGTCGAGGACGGCACGATCAACTGCGCGTGCCACGGCAGCAGGTTCGCCCTCGCGGACGGCAGCGTCGCGCAGGGCCCGGCCACGCAGCCGCTGCCGGCTGAGGACGTGCGGGTGGACGGAGACGTCCTGCGCCAGGGCTGA
- a CDS encoding LysR family transcriptional regulator, translating to MLNLERLRTLAAVARHGSVSAAAGGLHITTSAVSQQLAKLERETGQQLLAKNGRGIRLTDAGRLLAEHATRILSQVEAAQSELEAHRGRPVGELGLAAFPTAARGLFPAALAALRRDHPELRVRLREQEPDETVPGVMRGDHDLGVVLDWYNKPLPLPPGLSRAPLLDDLADVAVPEGHPLADRADVVLEDFAADDWISWPESEFCHDWLVFTLRAKGIEPHIAHTAEEHHTQLALIAAGLGVAVAPRLGRGAVPAGVRILPVRGAMQRHIYAIWRSDADRRPSIREAVRALQAAGRAL from the coding sequence ATGTTGAACCTGGAACGCCTGCGCACCCTGGCCGCCGTCGCCCGGCACGGCTCCGTGAGCGCGGCGGCCGGAGGGCTGCACATCACCACCTCCGCCGTCTCCCAGCAACTCGCCAAGCTGGAGCGGGAGACCGGGCAGCAGTTGCTCGCCAAGAACGGCCGCGGCATCCGCCTCACCGACGCGGGCCGGCTGCTCGCCGAGCACGCCACCCGGATCCTGTCGCAGGTCGAGGCGGCGCAGTCCGAGCTGGAGGCGCACCGCGGGCGGCCCGTCGGGGAGCTGGGGCTCGCGGCCTTTCCGACCGCCGCCCGCGGGCTGTTCCCCGCCGCGCTGGCGGCGCTGCGCCGCGACCATCCCGAGCTGCGCGTACGGCTGCGGGAGCAGGAGCCGGACGAGACGGTGCCCGGCGTCATGCGCGGCGACCACGACCTCGGCGTCGTCCTGGACTGGTACAACAAGCCCCTCCCGCTGCCGCCGGGGCTCTCCCGGGCGCCGCTGCTCGACGACCTCGCGGACGTCGCCGTCCCGGAGGGGCACCCCCTCGCGGACCGCGCGGACGTAGTCCTGGAGGACTTCGCGGCCGACGACTGGATCTCCTGGCCGGAGAGCGAGTTCTGCCACGACTGGCTGGTGTTCACCCTGCGCGCCAAGGGCATCGAACCGCACATCGCGCACACCGCGGAGGAGCACCACACGCAGCTCGCGCTCATCGCCGCCGGGCTCGGCGTGGCCGTCGCGCCGCGGCTGGGCCGCGGGGCGGTGCCCGCGGGCGTACGCATCCTGCCCGTACGCGGCGCGATGCAGCGGCACATCTACGCGATCTGGCGCTCCGACGCCGACCGCCGGCCGTCCATCAGGGAGGCCGTACGTGCGCTGCAGGCGGCGGGCCGCGCCCTCTGA
- a CDS encoding DMT family transporter, translated as MTTAQAAATDTAAGTARAPRRAFLDWRVRFAALSVVWGFSFLLIKVGTDGFAPLQVTLGRMAFGSAVLVAALAIRREPLPRGARTWGHIAVAAFFINALPFSLFAYAELHISSSLAGICNATSPLWAMLLALLALREDRPTRRRVAGLALGFAGVLTVLGAWRGFTGQDPLGTVLALLAAACYAVGWIYVRRTLAGLGHSHLSVAGTQLLLGTAQLAVATVLFTSVPTALPAGPLLAVVTLGVLGTGLAVLVQHGLVADVGPTTAHTVTYVIPVIATAAGVALLGEELTWNTPVGAAVVLAGAALSRSRPREERR; from the coding sequence ATGACCACGGCACAGGCAGCAGCCACCGACACGGCAGCCGGCACGGCCCGGGCGCCGCGGCGCGCGTTCCTCGACTGGCGCGTCCGCTTCGCCGCCCTGTCGGTCGTCTGGGGCTTCAGCTTCCTGCTCATCAAGGTCGGCACCGACGGCTTCGCCCCGCTGCAAGTGACGCTCGGCCGGATGGCCTTCGGCTCCGCCGTCCTCGTCGCCGCGCTCGCGATACGCCGGGAGCCGCTGCCGCGCGGCGCCCGTACGTGGGGCCACATCGCGGTGGCCGCGTTCTTCATCAACGCGCTGCCCTTCTCGCTCTTCGCCTACGCCGAGCTGCACATCAGCTCCTCGCTCGCCGGGATCTGCAACGCCACCTCGCCGCTGTGGGCGATGCTGCTCGCCCTCCTCGCGCTGCGGGAGGACCGGCCGACGCGCCGCCGGGTCGCGGGGCTCGCGCTCGGGTTCGCCGGGGTGCTGACCGTCCTCGGCGCGTGGCGGGGGTTCACCGGCCAGGACCCCCTGGGCACCGTGCTCGCGCTGCTCGCCGCCGCCTGCTACGCCGTGGGCTGGATCTACGTCCGCCGCACGCTCGCCGGCCTCGGGCACTCCCACCTGTCGGTCGCGGGCACGCAACTGCTTCTCGGCACCGCCCAGTTGGCCGTGGCCACCGTGCTCTTCACCTCGGTGCCGACCGCGCTCCCGGCCGGACCGCTGCTGGCGGTCGTGACGCTGGGGGTGCTGGGCACGGGGCTGGCGGTGCTCGTGCAGCACGGGCTGGTGGCGGACGTGGGGCCGACGACGGCGCACACGGTCACGTATGTCATCCCCGTCATCGCCACCGCCGCGGGGGTGGCGCTGCTCGGCGAGGAGCTGACGTGGAACACGCCGGTGGGCGCGGCGGTGGTGCTGGCGGGCGCGGCGCTCTCGCGCAGCCGCCCGCGGGAGGAGCGGAGGTAG
- a CDS encoding aminotransferase class I/II-fold pyridoxal phosphate-dependent enzyme — MLGEYRIEGRGAAEISASIERGIGAGALQPGAPLPPLRALAAELAVNPNTVAAAYRMLRERGVVETAGRRGTRVRARPATSPREQISVAVPPGARDLSTGNPDPALLPPLAGALAAAAARHAAAPVLYGDEGVAPELARLARADFDADGVPPGPVAVTSGSLDAIERALAAHLRPGDAVAVEDPAWGSLLDLVPALGLRPVPVELDDEGPLPERAAAALASGSRALVVTSRAQNPTGAALTPARADELRAVLARHPDVLLVEDDHGHAIVDLPFQPLAGAARHWLAVRSAAKAYGPDLRLAVLTGDRVTVDRVEGRQRLGPGWVSRLLQDTVVHLRSSGVLDPAAVARSYGERREALLAALRGRGVEATGRSGMNVWLPVPDETSAVTQLLRSGWAAAPGARFRLASPPGIRLTVSPLAGEDVEPLADAVAEAVRPGPGRRWV, encoded by the coding sequence GTGCTAGGAGAGTATCGGATCGAAGGCCGGGGCGCAGCAGAGATCTCCGCCAGCATCGAGCGCGGCATCGGCGCCGGTGCGCTGCAGCCCGGCGCCCCGCTGCCGCCGCTGCGTGCGCTGGCGGCGGAGCTGGCGGTCAACCCGAACACGGTGGCCGCCGCGTACCGCATGCTGCGCGAGCGCGGCGTCGTCGAGACCGCGGGGCGGCGCGGCACCCGCGTGCGCGCCCGCCCCGCCACCTCGCCCCGCGAGCAGATCAGCGTCGCGGTGCCGCCCGGCGCCCGCGACCTGTCCACCGGCAACCCCGATCCCGCCCTGCTGCCCCCGCTCGCCGGCGCCCTCGCCGCCGCGGCCGCCCGGCACGCCGCGGCCCCCGTGCTCTACGGCGACGAGGGCGTCGCCCCCGAGCTGGCCCGCCTGGCCCGCGCCGACTTCGACGCCGACGGTGTCCCGCCGGGACCCGTCGCCGTCACCTCCGGCTCGCTCGATGCGATCGAGCGCGCGCTCGCCGCCCACCTGCGCCCCGGCGACGCCGTCGCGGTCGAGGACCCCGCCTGGGGCAGCCTGCTCGACCTCGTGCCCGCGCTCGGCCTGCGGCCGGTGCCGGTCGAGCTGGACGACGAAGGGCCCCTGCCGGAGCGTGCCGCGGCGGCGCTGGCCTCCGGCTCGCGCGCCCTCGTCGTGACCTCCCGCGCCCAGAACCCGACCGGCGCCGCGCTCACCCCGGCGCGCGCCGACGAACTGCGCGCCGTCCTCGCCCGGCACCCGGACGTGCTGCTCGTCGAGGACGACCACGGGCACGCGATCGTCGACCTGCCGTTCCAGCCGCTGGCCGGCGCCGCGCGGCACTGGCTCGCGGTGCGCTCCGCCGCCAAGGCGTACGGCCCCGACCTGCGGCTCGCGGTGCTCACCGGGGACCGGGTGACCGTGGACCGCGTCGAGGGCCGCCAGCGCCTCGGCCCCGGCTGGGTCAGCCGGCTGCTCCAGGACACGGTCGTCCACCTGCGCAGCAGCGGGGTCCTCGACCCGGCGGCGGTCGCCCGCTCGTACGGCGAGCGGCGCGAGGCACTGCTGGCGGCGCTGCGGGGGCGCGGGGTCGAGGCCACCGGGCGCAGCGGCATGAACGTGTGGCTGCCCGTCCCCGACGAGACCTCCGCGGTCACCCAGCTCCTGCGCTCCGGCTGGGCGGCGGCACCCGGGGCCCGCTTCCGCCTCGCCTCGCCGCCCGGGATCCGGCTGACCGTCTCGCCGCTGGCGGGCGAGGACGTGGAGCCGCTGGCGGATGCGGTGGCGGAGGCGGTTCGGCCCGGGCCCGGACGGCGGTGGGTCTGA
- a CDS encoding pyridoxamine 5'-phosphate oxidase family protein, with translation MSATPPAAYRPTDRTVPTRSRERASYDRAVVHSVLDAGYVCHLGFLREGRPVVLPTLYARVGEQVYVHGSTGSRPLRTAGRAEDAGLPVCLTVTHVDGLVLARSAFHHSINYRSAMLHGDAYAVTDHDERTMALDAIVDHIVPGRADDSRRANAKELAKTAVLRLAIEEVSVKTRTGGPEDEPEDLELPYWTGVVPVAPVYGAPVPAADLAPGVEPPGYLPAD, from the coding sequence GTGTCCGCCACGCCCCCCGCCGCCTACCGCCCCACCGACCGCACCGTGCCGACGCGCTCCCGCGAGCGCGCGTCGTACGACCGCGCAGTGGTGCACTCCGTGCTCGACGCCGGCTACGTCTGCCACCTCGGCTTCCTCCGCGAGGGCCGCCCCGTCGTCCTGCCCACGCTTTACGCGCGCGTCGGCGAGCAGGTGTACGTGCACGGCTCCACCGGCTCCCGCCCGCTGCGCACCGCCGGGCGGGCCGAGGACGCCGGGCTGCCGGTGTGCCTGACGGTCACGCACGTGGACGGACTGGTGCTGGCCCGCTCCGCGTTCCACCACTCGATCAACTACCGCTCCGCGATGCTGCACGGCGACGCGTACGCCGTGACCGACCACGACGAGCGGACCATGGCCCTCGACGCGATCGTCGACCACATCGTCCCCGGCCGGGCCGACGACTCCCGGCGCGCGAACGCCAAGGAGCTGGCCAAGACGGCGGTGCTCCGGCTCGCCATCGAGGAGGTGTCGGTGAAGACGCGCACCGGGGGCCCCGAGGACGAGCCGGAGGACCTGGAACTGCCGTACTGGACGGGAGTGGTGCCGGTCGCGCCCGTGTACGGCGCGCCCGTACCGGCCGCCGACCTCGCCCCGGGCGTCGAGCCGCCGGGCTATCTGCCCGCGGACTGA
- a CDS encoding DMT family transporter, producing the protein MQQSFDRRAGLGLALASALAFGGSGVAAKPLIEQGVDSLHVVWLRIAGAALVLLPLAWRHRALVRERPALLAGFGVLAVAGVQAFYFAAIARIPVGVGLLIEFFGPALVLGWVRFVQRRPVTRQAAVGVLFAVTGLACVVEVWAGLGFDALGLLLAFGAACCQCAYFVLAGHGTDSADGKAPNPLGVIAYGLIVGAVVLTLVSRPWNLEWSLLGERAELGGMRPPAWTLIVWIVLVTTVLAYLFGVLAVRRLSPPVAGVVACLEAVVASVLAWVLLSEHLGAAQIVGGALVLIGAFTAQLAAPAPGPGERGEPVAGNVPRPREGGEEPSGGAPAASAADAPPPGQSAGR; encoded by the coding sequence ATGCAGCAGTCATTCGACAGGCGCGCCGGGCTCGGGCTCGCGCTGGCCTCCGCGCTCGCGTTCGGCGGTTCCGGGGTGGCGGCGAAGCCGCTCATCGAGCAGGGCGTGGACTCGCTGCACGTGGTGTGGCTGCGTATCGCGGGGGCCGCGCTGGTGCTGCTTCCGCTCGCCTGGCGGCACCGCGCGCTGGTACGGGAGCGCCCCGCGCTGCTCGCCGGGTTCGGCGTGCTCGCGGTCGCCGGCGTGCAGGCGTTCTACTTCGCGGCGATCGCCCGGATCCCGGTCGGGGTGGGGCTGCTCATCGAGTTCTTCGGTCCCGCGCTGGTGCTGGGCTGGGTGCGGTTCGTCCAGCGGCGGCCGGTCACCCGGCAGGCCGCGGTCGGGGTGCTGTTCGCGGTCACCGGGCTGGCCTGCGTCGTCGAGGTCTGGGCCGGCCTCGGCTTCGACGCGCTCGGGCTGCTCCTCGCCTTCGGCGCGGCCTGCTGCCAGTGCGCGTACTTCGTCCTCGCCGGACACGGCACCGACTCCGCCGACGGCAAGGCGCCGAACCCGCTGGGCGTCATCGCGTACGGGCTGATCGTCGGCGCCGTCGTGCTCACCCTCGTCTCCCGGCCCTGGAACCTGGAGTGGTCGCTGCTCGGCGAGCGCGCGGAACTCGGCGGCATGCGGCCGCCTGCCTGGACGCTGATCGTCTGGATCGTCCTGGTCACGACCGTGCTGGCGTATCTGTTCGGCGTCCTCGCGGTGCGCCGGCTCTCGCCGCCGGTGGCGGGGGTCGTCGCGTGTCTGGAGGCGGTCGTCGCGTCGGTGCTGGCGTGGGTGCTGCTGTCGGAGCACCTGGGCGCGGCGCAGATCGTGGGCGGCGCGCTGGTGCTGATCGGCGCGTTCACGGCGCAACTGGCGGCGCCCGCGCCGGGTCCCGGCGAGCGCGGCGAGCCGGTCGCCGGGAACGTACCGCGGCCGCGCGAGGGCGGCGAGGAGCCGTCCGGCGGCGCGCCCGCGGCATCCGCCGCCGACGCGCCGCCGCCCGGTCAGTCCGCGGGCAGATAG
- a CDS encoding DUF4232 domain-containing protein: protein MRRQPGRARTRIALAALAAAGLLAAGCGASSGGAAGNTDNAGDSKPLPAQSADGNDSARNGDGAEQDAPAKDAAEPEKAAGAEADGKTDEDAAVEPLKAEPKTEPKTAADDSAAAPWCRTGDLAASVRPLNSAAGNRYAALVLTNDSDTTCRTRGWTGLQLVRADGTKVPTTVVRDRSRTPSMQTLAPGASAWSRLHWTVVASGSDNVNGACRPKPAELQVIPPDTYHHTDTAWPLGEVCDAGRIESLPLAKGAGPAR, encoded by the coding sequence ATGAGACGACAGCCCGGCCGCGCCCGCACCCGCATCGCCCTCGCCGCCCTCGCGGCGGCGGGGCTGCTGGCCGCAGGCTGCGGCGCGAGTTCCGGCGGAGCAGCCGGCAACACGGACAACGCGGGCGACTCCAAGCCCCTGCCGGCGCAGAGCGCCGACGGGAACGACAGCGCGCGGAACGGGGACGGGGCGGAGCAGGACGCGCCCGCGAAGGACGCCGCAGAACCGGAGAAGGCAGCCGGCGCGGAGGCGGACGGCAAGACGGACGAGGACGCGGCCGTGGAGCCGCTGAAGGCGGAGCCGAAGACGGAACCGAAGACGGCGGCCGACGATTCGGCGGCGGCTCCTTGGTGCCGTACGGGCGACCTGGCGGCCTCCGTACGGCCGCTCAACTCGGCGGCGGGCAACCGCTACGCGGCGCTCGTCCTCACCAACGACTCGGACACCACCTGCCGCACCCGCGGCTGGACCGGCCTGCAACTCGTCAGGGCCGACGGCACGAAGGTTCCGACCACGGTGGTACGGGACCGCAGCCGCACACCGTCGATGCAGACACTCGCACCCGGCGCCTCGGCGTGGAGCCGGCTGCACTGGACCGTGGTGGCCAGCGGCTCGGACAACGTGAACGGCGCCTGCCGCCCGAAGCCGGCGGAGCTGCAGGTCATCCCGCCGGATACGTACCACCACACGGACACCGCGTGGCCGCTGGGCGAGGTCTGCGACGCGGGCCGCATCGAGTCCCTGCCGCTGGCGAAGGGAGCGGGCCCGGCGCGCTGA
- a CDS encoding PadR family transcriptional regulator, producing the protein MTMGGHGHGYGPRGGRRSAFGGFGPPFGPPFGRGRGGPRGRARRGDVRASILALLKDRDMHGYEMIQEISERSGGAWKPSPGSVYPTLQLLEDEGLIVSATEGGKKLFSLTDAGREEAESGPEAPWEDAGRGVDWEALQEVRQSGFALAEAFRQVYTTGTPEQRQEALAVVNDARKKLYLILAEES; encoded by the coding sequence ATGACCATGGGAGGGCATGGACACGGATACGGCCCGCGTGGCGGGCGGCGTTCGGCCTTCGGGGGGTTCGGGCCGCCGTTCGGGCCGCCCTTCGGGCGGGGGCGTGGGGGGCCGCGGGGGCGGGCTCGGCGGGGGGATGTGCGGGCTTCGATCCTGGCGTTGCTCAAGGACCGGGACATGCACGGGTACGAGATGATCCAGGAGATCTCCGAGCGCAGTGGCGGGGCCTGGAAACCCAGCCCAGGGTCGGTCTATCCGACGCTGCAACTGCTGGAGGACGAGGGGCTGATCGTCAGCGCCACCGAGGGCGGGAAGAAGCTGTTCTCGCTCACCGACGCCGGCCGCGAGGAGGCCGAGTCCGGGCCCGAGGCGCCCTGGGAGGATGCCGGGCGCGGGGTCGACTGGGAGGCGCTGCAGGAGGTCCGGCAGTCGGGCTTCGCGCTTGCCGAGGCGTTTCGGCAGGTGTACACCACTGGCACGCCCGAGCAGCGCCAGGAGGCGCTGGCCGTCGTCAACGACGCCCGGAAGAAGCTCTACCTGATCCTCGCCGAGGAGAGCTGA
- a CDS encoding lytic polysaccharide monooxygenase auxiliary activity family 9 protein produces the protein MRSLKKRAAIVAATVTPLVVLALPAPQASAHGWITSPPSRQQQCKAGTVSCGQIQWEPQSVEGPKGLTSCHGGNSRFAELNDDSKGWAVTDINRTQSFNWQITANHRTSTWQYFVGGQKVAEFNDGGAQPPSQFSHTVNFGNITGRQKVLAVWNVYDTANAFYACIDVNIR, from the coding sequence ATGCGCAGTCTCAAAAAGCGTGCAGCGATCGTCGCCGCGACCGTGACCCCGCTGGTCGTGCTCGCCCTCCCGGCCCCGCAGGCGAGCGCACACGGCTGGATCACCTCGCCCCCGAGCCGGCAGCAGCAGTGCAAAGCGGGCACGGTCTCGTGCGGCCAGATCCAGTGGGAGCCGCAGAGCGTCGAGGGCCCCAAGGGCCTGACGAGCTGTCACGGCGGCAACAGCCGCTTCGCCGAGCTCAACGACGACAGCAAGGGCTGGGCGGTCACCGACATCAACAGGACCCAGTCGTTCAACTGGCAGATCACCGCCAACCACCGCACGAGCACGTGGCAGTACTTCGTCGGCGGCCAGAAGGTCGCGGAGTTCAACGACGGCGGCGCGCAGCCGCCCTCGCAGTTCAGCCACACGGTCAACTTCGGCAACATCACCGGCCGTCAGAAGGTCCTGGCCGTGTGGAACGTGTACGACACGGCAAACGCCTTCTACGCCTGCATCGACGTCAACATCCGCTGA
- a CDS encoding CPBP family intramembrane glutamic endopeptidase, whose product MLSSETLLVLALSLGASAVSALISFIGSVTRSGGLKEQSANLNSSAAPGRPWLDLAWQLFGITTALVPVALVAYLLVRERAGGLGAVGLDGRRPGFDLGWGAAVAAVVGGTGLAFYLGARAAGFNLTVVPESLPDVWWKIPVLILSAVQNSVVEEVIVVGYLLRRLDQLGWTPKASLAASSLLRGTYHLYQGIGGFIGNAVMGVLFVLLYRRWGRVGPLVAAHAFIDIVAFVGYALLAGKVGWLPTE is encoded by the coding sequence ATGCTGAGCAGCGAAACGCTGCTGGTGCTGGCGCTGTCCCTGGGCGCGAGCGCGGTCTCGGCCCTGATCAGCTTCATCGGCTCGGTGACCAGGTCCGGCGGGCTGAAGGAACAGTCCGCCAACCTCAACTCCTCGGCCGCGCCCGGGCGTCCGTGGCTGGATCTCGCGTGGCAGCTCTTCGGGATCACGACCGCGCTGGTGCCGGTGGCGCTCGTGGCGTACCTGCTGGTGCGCGAGCGCGCGGGCGGGCTGGGCGCGGTGGGCCTCGACGGCCGGCGGCCGGGCTTCGACCTGGGCTGGGGCGCGGCCGTGGCGGCGGTGGTCGGCGGTACGGGACTGGCGTTCTACCTGGGCGCGCGGGCGGCGGGGTTCAACCTGACCGTCGTACCGGAGTCGCTGCCGGACGTCTGGTGGAAGATCCCGGTCCTGATCCTCTCCGCGGTGCAGAACTCCGTGGTGGAGGAGGTCATCGTCGTCGGCTATCTGCTGCGCCGGCTGGACCAGCTGGGCTGGACCCCGAAGGCGTCGCTGGCGGCCAGCTCGCTGCTGCGCGGCACGTACCACCTGTACCAGGGGATCGGCGGCTTCATCGGCAACGCGGTGATGGGCGTGCTGTTCGTCCTGCTGTACCGGCGGTGGGGGCGGGTCGGGCCGCTGGTGGCGGCGCACGCCTTCATCGACATCGTGGCGTTCGTGGGGTACGCGCTGCTGGCGGGGAAGGTGGGGTGGCTGCCTACGGAATGA